Proteins from one Stenotrophomonas aracearum genomic window:
- a CDS encoding acid phosphatase, translating into MPYATALLRPLLTTALLGVLAGCASVQAPATPVEATVVTKAVGYLAADAVPASLALVPAPPVAGSAGFALDEQVSREARALRGSPRWEQAHRDAELGFPEGANQFSCAIGLDVDAGKTPALYRLLERSRIDASAATRAAKHQYQRSRPFMVNGEPTCTPDDEDGLRKNGSYPSGHTSIGWAWALILSEIVPERADAIQARGRNYGESRLVCNVHWQSDILEGRFMGAAAVARLHDNAAFQSDLLAARKEIAAARKAGVGSSRDCAAEESVLKIRPASAL; encoded by the coding sequence ATGCCTTATGCCACCGCCCTGCTCCGTCCCCTGCTGACCACTGCCCTGCTGGGGGTTCTGGCGGGCTGCGCCTCGGTACAGGCCCCGGCCACGCCGGTGGAGGCCACGGTGGTGACCAAGGCAGTGGGCTACCTTGCCGCCGATGCCGTGCCGGCCAGCCTGGCGCTGGTGCCGGCGCCGCCGGTGGCGGGGTCGGCCGGATTTGCGTTGGATGAGCAGGTCAGCCGCGAGGCCCGCGCGCTGCGCGGCAGCCCGCGCTGGGAGCAGGCGCACCGCGACGCCGAACTGGGCTTCCCGGAAGGCGCCAACCAGTTCAGCTGCGCGATCGGGCTGGATGTGGATGCAGGGAAGACCCCGGCGCTGTACCGCCTGCTCGAGCGCAGCCGGATCGACGCCAGCGCTGCCACGCGCGCGGCCAAGCACCAGTACCAGCGCTCACGCCCGTTCATGGTCAATGGCGAACCGACCTGCACGCCGGACGATGAGGACGGCCTGCGCAAGAACGGCTCCTACCCCTCCGGCCATACCTCGATCGGCTGGGCCTGGGCGTTGATCCTCTCGGAAATCGTGCCCGAGCGTGCCGATGCGATCCAGGCACGCGGCCGCAATTACGGCGAAAGCCGGCTGGTGTGCAACGTGCACTGGCAGAGCGACATCCTGGAAGGCCGGTTCATGGGTGCCGCGGCGGTGGCGCGGCTGCATGACAACGCCGCGTTCCAGAGTGACCTGCTGGCCGCCCGCAAGGAAATCGCGGCGGCACGGAAAGCTGGCGTGGGTTCAAGCCGCGACTGCGCAGCCGAAGAGAGCGTGCTGAAGATCAGGCCCGCCAGCGCGCTGTGA
- a CDS encoding DesA family fatty acid desaturase: MPDVLLNFLTGGVVGLGWWGMGLVLLVFTQLTIFAVTLYLHRSQAHRGVDFHPAIAHFFRFWTWLTTSMITKEWVAIHRKHHAKVETEEDPHSPVTKGIGTVFWRGVELYREARGMRADIEQYGRGAPEDWIERHLYTPHANLGPVALFAVNLVLFGLPGIALWAIQMAWIPFWAAGVVNGLGHWWGYRNFESADTSTNLTPWAFWIGGEELHNNHHAFPSSARFSMRRWEFDIGWAAIRGLQALRLAKVLRVAPSMDVRPNIAVPDAETLKALLSHRFQAMTDYQRNVFVPALREEAAMAGAKLRQLLPRRMRRGLVNDGRWLKPDCRAELSSWVEQRPRIRVLVEHRARLSALLEARGNDAAERLKLLQAWCHEAEASGIAALQTYAARLKGYALTAH, from the coding sequence ATGCCCGACGTCCTCCTCAACTTCCTGACCGGCGGCGTCGTCGGCCTCGGCTGGTGGGGCATGGGGCTGGTGCTGCTGGTGTTCACCCAGCTCACCATCTTCGCCGTGACCCTGTACCTGCACCGCAGCCAGGCGCATCGCGGCGTGGACTTCCACCCGGCCATCGCGCACTTCTTCCGCTTCTGGACCTGGCTCACCACCTCCATGATCACCAAGGAGTGGGTGGCCATCCACCGCAAGCACCACGCCAAGGTGGAAACCGAGGAAGACCCGCACAGCCCGGTCACCAAGGGCATCGGCACGGTGTTCTGGCGCGGCGTGGAGCTGTACCGCGAAGCGCGCGGCATGCGCGCGGACATCGAGCAGTACGGCCGCGGCGCACCGGAAGACTGGATCGAGCGCCACCTGTACACCCCGCACGCCAACCTGGGCCCGGTCGCGCTGTTCGCGGTGAACCTGGTGCTGTTCGGCCTGCCCGGCATCGCGCTGTGGGCGATCCAGATGGCGTGGATCCCGTTCTGGGCGGCCGGCGTGGTCAACGGCCTGGGCCACTGGTGGGGCTACCGCAACTTCGAGTCGGCCGACACCTCCACCAACCTAACCCCGTGGGCGTTCTGGATCGGTGGCGAAGAACTGCACAACAACCACCATGCCTTCCCCAGCTCGGCGCGCTTCTCGATGCGCCGCTGGGAGTTCGACATCGGCTGGGCTGCCATCCGTGGCCTGCAGGCCCTGCGCCTGGCCAAGGTGCTGCGCGTTGCGCCGAGCATGGACGTGCGCCCGAACATCGCCGTGCCCGATGCCGAAACCCTGAAGGCGCTGCTCTCGCACCGCTTCCAGGCGATGACCGACTACCAGCGCAATGTGTTCGTACCGGCCCTGCGCGAAGAAGCGGCCATGGCCGGTGCCAAGCTGCGCCAGCTGCTGCCGCGTCGCATGCGCCGTGGCCTGGTCAACGACGGCCGCTGGCTCAAGCCGGACTGCCGCGCCGAACTGAGCAGCTGGGTCGAACAGCGCCCGCGCATCCGCGTGCTGGTCGAACACCGCGCCCGCCTCTCGGCCCTGCTCGAAGCCCGTGGCAACGACGCCGCCGAACGGCTCAAGCTGCTGCAGGCCTGGTGCCACGAGGCCGAAGCCAGCGGCATCGCCGCGCTGCAGACCTACGCGGCGCGCCTGAAGGGCTATGCGTTGACGGCGCACTGA
- a CDS encoding DUF4785 domain-containing protein gives MTSRLSLAIAVAAAVFALPLQAAQPLQTARAPDAVAPRVERAPMPDATIERAPVQFAWALDPDQALTAPAPFTALSRSYWDTVDASSLQRGLELPLTAPDAVIQVSPVQGARPLEVEQLQVRDPNGAQALDTVVDTQQLRAAGMGVNEGSAMARTGASIAVGSYRLQAPQAQGRYVVQVLEPNSPIALQLQADRQQVLAGGRIALSARLQNDGGSTALAAGRSVARVLPAAGEALLVAPDGRSWPVPLVAGKDGLRAQVTIPEDIGQAQGLWELQAFVTAQGVQRDAKVAFAVARPTARFSGQAEVDAAQRQVRLPLRIGAPGRYEARGTLYATGPGGVLRPVAQAHSAAWFESVGGGELVLAFDSVALPSGYAAPFELRDLQLQDQGRMAPIESRAVAVRF, from the coding sequence ATGACGTCACGACTGAGCTTGGCCATCGCCGTGGCCGCAGCAGTGTTTGCACTGCCCTTGCAGGCAGCACAACCATTGCAGACCGCACGCGCGCCGGATGCGGTGGCGCCGAGGGTGGAACGCGCGCCCATGCCCGATGCGACCATCGAACGCGCCCCGGTGCAGTTCGCCTGGGCGCTCGACCCGGACCAGGCGCTGACCGCACCCGCGCCCTTCACCGCATTGAGCCGCAGCTACTGGGACACCGTGGACGCCTCCAGCCTGCAGCGCGGCCTCGAGCTGCCGCTGACCGCACCGGATGCGGTGATCCAGGTCAGCCCGGTGCAGGGTGCGCGCCCGCTGGAAGTGGAACAGCTGCAGGTGCGCGACCCCAACGGTGCGCAGGCGCTGGACACGGTGGTCGACACCCAGCAGCTGCGTGCCGCTGGCATGGGCGTCAACGAGGGCAGCGCAATGGCCCGCACCGGCGCCAGCATCGCAGTGGGCAGCTACCGACTGCAGGCGCCGCAGGCACAGGGTCGCTATGTGGTGCAGGTGCTGGAACCCAACAGCCCGATCGCATTGCAGCTGCAGGCCGACCGTCAGCAGGTGCTGGCCGGAGGGCGCATCGCGCTCAGCGCCCGCCTCCAGAACGATGGCGGCAGCACCGCGTTGGCGGCAGGCCGCTCGGTGGCGCGGGTGCTGCCGGCGGCGGGCGAAGCCCTGCTGGTGGCGCCGGACGGTCGCAGCTGGCCGGTACCGCTGGTCGCCGGCAAGGACGGGCTGCGTGCGCAGGTGACGATTCCCGAGGACATCGGGCAGGCGCAGGGCCTGTGGGAACTGCAGGCCTTCGTGACCGCGCAGGGCGTGCAGCGTGACGCCAAGGTGGCGTTCGCGGTGGCCCGGCCGACCGCGCGCTTCAGTGGCCAGGCCGAGGTGGATGCGGCCCAGCGTCAGGTGCGGCTGCCGCTGCGGATCGGCGCGCCGGGTCGGTACGAGGCGCGCGGCACGCTGTACGCCACCGGGCCGGGGGGCGTGCTGCGGCCGGTGGCGCAGGCGCACAGTGCGGCGTGGTTCGAGAGCGTCGGAGGCGGTGAGCTGGTACTGGCCTTCGACAGCGTGGCCTTGCCCAGCGGCTATGCCGCGCCGTTCGAGCTGCGCGACCTGCAGCTGCAGGACCAGGGCCGGATGGCGCCGATCGAGAGCCGGGCGGTGGCGGTCAGGTTCTGA
- a CDS encoding EF-hand domain-containing protein has protein sequence MRRFSCAALLVLATAAQAQITDTGTYLQRMDADGDGKVSVEEYVQWMLYAFDRMDRNGDGVLSTDELPGGKGRPITREQQRQTIVERFHKQDADGDGFLSAKELSAPPR, from the coding sequence GTGCGGCGTTTTTCCTGTGCGGCGCTGCTGGTGCTGGCCACCGCCGCGCAGGCCCAGATCACCGACACCGGCACCTACCTGCAGCGCATGGACGCTGACGGCGACGGCAAGGTGAGCGTGGAGGAGTACGTGCAGTGGATGCTGTACGCCTTCGACCGGATGGACCGCAACGGCGACGGCGTTCTCAGCACCGACGAGCTGCCCGGTGGCAAGGGCAGGCCGATCACCCGCGAGCAGCAGCGCCAGACCATCGTCGAACGCTTCCACAAGCAGGACGCCGACGGCGACGGGTTCCTCAGCGCGAAGGAACTCTCCGCGCCGCCGCGTTGA
- a CDS encoding ABC transporter ATP-binding protein, translated as MTVATPPSAALAAAPLIELDRACVIRGQVRVLHDLSLRIAQGQHTALLGPNGCGKSSFIKLITRELYPLAHADGTVAVRVLGQNRWQVDRLRSQLGIVTGDLSSNLSDMPGLTVEEAVLSGFFASFVVPAFREVTDDMRARVRETLALTGALPLLQRGYAELSAGETRRVLIARALVNRPQALLLDEPSTGLDLVARQHLIATMRTLAAQGITLVLVTHHIEEVIPEIERVVLLRGGRIAADGTRGELLRDGPLSEVFGGPIQVVEHDGRLTAFAG; from the coding sequence ATGACCGTTGCTACCCCTCCGTCGGCCGCGTTGGCCGCCGCGCCCCTGATCGAACTCGACCGGGCCTGCGTCATCCGCGGCCAGGTCCGGGTGCTGCACGACCTCAGCCTGCGCATCGCGCAGGGCCAGCACACCGCGCTGCTGGGGCCCAATGGCTGCGGCAAGTCCTCTTTCATCAAGCTCATCACCCGCGAGCTGTATCCGCTGGCGCATGCCGACGGCACCGTGGCGGTGCGGGTGCTGGGCCAGAACCGCTGGCAGGTGGACCGGCTGCGCTCGCAGCTGGGCATCGTCACCGGCGACCTGAGCAGCAACCTGTCGGACATGCCCGGGCTGACCGTGGAGGAAGCGGTGCTGTCGGGCTTCTTCGCCAGCTTCGTGGTGCCGGCGTTCCGCGAGGTCACCGACGACATGCGCGCCCGGGTGCGTGAAACCCTGGCCCTGACCGGCGCACTGCCGCTGCTGCAGCGGGGCTACGCCGAGCTTTCGGCCGGGGAGACCCGCCGCGTGCTGATCGCGCGGGCGCTGGTCAACCGCCCGCAGGCGCTGCTGCTGGACGAGCCCTCCACCGGGCTGGACCTGGTGGCCCGCCAGCACCTGATCGCCACCATGCGCACGCTGGCCGCGCAGGGCATCACCCTGGTGCTGGTGACCCATCACATCGAAGAAGTGATTCCGGAAATCGAACGCGTGGTGCTGCTGCGCGGTGGGCGGATTGCGGCCGATGGAACGCGCGGGGAGCTGCTGCGCGACGGTCCCTTGTCTGAAGTGTTTGGCGGGCCGATCCAGGTGGTGGAGCACGACGGGCGGTTGACCGCGTTCGCGGGGTAG
- the mutM gene encoding bifunctional DNA-formamidopyrimidine glycosylase/DNA-(apurinic or apyrimidinic site) lyase has protein sequence MPELPEVETTRRGLAPHLEGRRVHGVILRRPDLRWPIPDEIGALLPGQAIEGVRRRAKYLLLDTAIGSAVLHLGMSGSLRVLPGDTPVRAHDHVDISLDNGRLLRFNDPRRFGSLLWQPAGDTHPLLAGLGPEPLDDAFDGDYLFQRSRGRSASVKTFLMDQGIVVGVGNIYAAESLFMAGINPLREAGKISRERYQRLATAVKQILGHAITRGGTTLRDFINPDGAPGYFEQELLVYGREGEPCRQCGRPLRHATIGQRASVWCGHCQR, from the coding sequence ATGCCCGAACTTCCCGAAGTAGAAACCACCCGCCGAGGCCTGGCGCCGCATCTGGAAGGCCGCCGCGTGCACGGGGTGATCCTGCGCCGGCCGGACCTGCGCTGGCCGATTCCCGATGAAATCGGCGCGCTGCTGCCCGGCCAGGCGATCGAAGGCGTGCGCCGGCGGGCCAAGTACCTGCTGCTGGACACCGCCATCGGCAGTGCGGTGCTGCACCTGGGAATGTCCGGCAGCCTGCGCGTACTACCGGGGGACACCCCAGTGCGCGCGCATGACCATGTCGACATCAGTCTCGACAACGGCCGCCTGCTGCGCTTCAACGACCCGCGCCGGTTCGGCAGCCTGCTGTGGCAGCCGGCCGGCGACACCCACCCGCTGCTGGCCGGGCTGGGCCCGGAGCCACTCGACGACGCCTTCGACGGCGACTACCTGTTCCAGCGCAGCCGCGGCCGCAGCGCCTCGGTGAAGACCTTCCTGATGGACCAGGGCATCGTGGTCGGGGTCGGCAACATCTATGCGGCCGAAAGCCTGTTCATGGCCGGCATCAACCCGCTGCGTGAGGCCGGAAAGATCTCGCGTGAGCGCTACCAACGGCTGGCCACGGCGGTGAAGCAGATCCTGGGCCACGCTATCACCCGTGGCGGCACCACCCTGCGCGACTTCATCAATCCGGACGGCGCGCCCGGCTATTTCGAGCAGGAACTGCTGGTGTACGGGCGTGAAGGCGAACCCTGCCGGCAATGCGGCCGGCCCCTGCGCCACGCCACCATCGGCCAGCGCGCCAGCGTCTGGTGTGGGCACTGCCAACGCTGA
- a CDS encoding TonB-dependent receptor has protein sequence MFSNRTAHGRTPSVHPLVLALAALLPLTAAAQDAPATKDPVALDTLQVTAQRRVENAKDVPVSISAIQGEKLDVLGSAGDDIRFLSARVPSLNIESSYGRAFPRFYIRGLGNTDFDLNASQPVSLVYDDVVQESPLLKGFPLFDLAGVEVLRGPQGTLFGRNTPAGVVKFDSARPSQDADGYVKVSYGTYDTWNTQAAYGGPLTDRWSARVSALYQRRDNYVDNTRPNAPAEGFEGYDEAAGRVQFLYEGDEFEALFNLHKRKLNGTARLFRANIIQPGSNALVEDFDRDKVSNDGQNFSELETWGGSARLQWNLGSVTLHSITGYETAESLNHGDIDGGYGASFLGAGNYGPGFIPFPSESADGLPHHRQWTQEFRVESNEWGRFDWQAGVFYFDEDVTIDSFNYDSLTPGNPQTGHAVQSQRNKAWAAFASGDFDVTDKFKLRGGVRYTQDKKDFTASVLQAVPGGTPVSGPYIANTDVDDVSWDLSGVYQITDNVNTYARVAKGFRAPSIQGRLAFGGVSQADSEKVISYEVGVKADLFDRRARLGFNIFRYNVDGQQLIAVGGSNNTATLLNADKTIGQGAELDFEAYLTDHVLLTLGSSYNDTEIKDRDLAVAICGGGCTITDPTTVINGGTYALVNGNPLPQAPKWIHNMTLRAGFPLSDANELYVYTDWAYRSPVNFFLYESPEFRSRSSLEGGLRLGYNWEYGQYDVAVFGRNLTNQTRVVGAIDFNNLTGFLNEPRTFGVEFTAKF, from the coding sequence ATGTTCTCGAACCGCACTGCCCACGGCCGTACTCCGTCCGTGCACCCCCTCGTACTCGCTCTTGCCGCCCTGCTGCCACTGACGGCCGCAGCCCAGGATGCCCCCGCCACCAAGGATCCGGTCGCGCTCGATACCCTGCAGGTCACGGCGCAGCGCCGTGTGGAAAACGCCAAGGACGTGCCGGTGTCGATCTCCGCCATCCAGGGCGAGAAGCTCGACGTACTCGGTTCGGCCGGTGACGACATCCGCTTCCTGTCGGCGCGCGTGCCGAGCCTGAACATCGAATCGTCCTACGGTCGTGCCTTCCCGCGCTTCTACATCCGCGGCCTGGGCAATACCGATTTCGATCTGAATGCCTCGCAGCCGGTGTCGCTGGTGTATGACGACGTGGTGCAGGAAAGCCCGCTGCTCAAGGGCTTCCCGCTGTTCGACCTGGCCGGCGTGGAAGTGCTGCGCGGCCCGCAGGGCACCCTGTTCGGGCGCAACACCCCGGCCGGCGTGGTCAAGTTCGACTCGGCCCGTCCCTCGCAGGATGCCGATGGGTACGTGAAGGTCTCCTACGGCACCTACGACACCTGGAACACCCAGGCCGCCTACGGTGGTCCGCTGACCGACCGCTGGTCCGCACGCGTGTCGGCGCTGTACCAGCGCCGCGACAACTACGTCGACAACACCCGCCCGAACGCCCCGGCCGAGGGCTTTGAAGGCTATGACGAAGCCGCTGGCCGCGTGCAGTTCCTGTACGAAGGCGACGAGTTCGAAGCGCTGTTCAACCTGCACAAGCGCAAGCTCAACGGCACCGCGCGCCTGTTCCGCGCCAACATCATCCAGCCGGGCAGCAATGCGCTGGTGGAAGATTTCGACCGCGACAAGGTGTCCAACGACGGGCAGAACTTCTCGGAACTGGAAACCTGGGGCGGCAGCGCACGCCTGCAGTGGAACCTGGGCAGCGTGACCCTGCACTCGATCACCGGCTATGAAACCGCCGAGTCGCTCAACCATGGCGATATCGACGGCGGCTACGGCGCCAGCTTCCTGGGTGCCGGCAACTACGGCCCGGGCTTCATTCCGTTCCCGTCCGAGTCGGCCGACGGCCTGCCGCACCACCGCCAGTGGACCCAGGAATTCCGCGTGGAATCCAACGAGTGGGGCCGCTTCGACTGGCAGGCCGGCGTGTTCTACTTCGATGAAGACGTCACCATCGACAGCTTCAACTACGACTCGCTGACCCCGGGCAACCCGCAGACCGGCCACGCCGTGCAGAGCCAGCGCAACAAGGCCTGGGCGGCGTTCGCCTCCGGCGACTTCGACGTCACCGACAAGTTCAAGCTGCGTGGCGGCGTGCGCTATACGCAGGACAAGAAGGACTTCACCGCCAGCGTGCTGCAGGCCGTGCCGGGTGGCACGCCGGTAAGCGGTCCGTACATCGCCAACACCGATGTCGATGACGTGAGCTGGGACCTGAGCGGTGTCTACCAGATCACCGACAACGTCAACACCTACGCACGCGTGGCGAAGGGCTTCCGCGCCCCGTCCATCCAGGGCCGCCTGGCCTTCGGTGGCGTGTCGCAGGCCGACTCGGAGAAGGTGATTTCGTACGAAGTGGGCGTCAAGGCCGACCTGTTCGACCGTCGCGCGCGCCTGGGCTTCAACATCTTCCGTTACAACGTCGATGGCCAGCAGTTGATCGCGGTGGGCGGCAGCAACAACACCGCCACCCTGCTCAACGCCGACAAGACCATCGGCCAGGGCGCGGAGCTGGACTTCGAGGCCTACCTGACCGACCACGTGCTGTTGACCCTGGGCAGCAGCTACAACGACACCGAGATCAAGGACCGCGACCTGGCGGTGGCGATCTGCGGTGGGGGCTGCACCATCACCGACCCGACCACGGTGATCAACGGCGGCACCTACGCGCTGGTCAACGGCAACCCGCTGCCGCAGGCGCCGAAGTGGATCCACAACATGACCCTGCGCGCCGGCTTCCCGCTCAGCGACGCCAACGAACTGTATGTGTACACCGACTGGGCCTACCGCAGCCCGGTGAACTTCTTCCTGTACGAGTCGCCGGAATTCCGCAGCCGCTCGTCGCTGGAAGGCGGCCTGCGCCTGGGCTACAACTGGGAATACGGCCAGTACGACGTGGCGGTGTTCGGCCGCAACCTGACCAACCAGACCCGCGTGGTCGGCGCGATCGACTTCAACAACCTGACCGGCTTCCTCAACGAGCCGCGTACGTTTGGCGTGGAGTTCACCGCGAAGTTCTGA
- a CDS encoding ECF-type sigma factor, giving the protein MDDSPDITVWLDSARAGDRASLDRVLTLLYQELHSMARRQLAGQQGRTLDATSLVHESYLKLLGARGAARFEDRAHFFAYAASAMRSVVVDYARNRLARKRGGDLKRVAEIPENSSSGVRLDEDLLALDVALARLQAVDNHLAKVVELRYFAGLSEQEIADLCQRSERSIRRDWQKARMFLLASVRED; this is encoded by the coding sequence ATGGACGATAGCCCGGATATCACCGTATGGCTCGATTCGGCCCGCGCGGGCGACCGCGCCTCGCTGGATCGGGTGCTGACCCTGCTGTACCAGGAACTGCACAGCATGGCCCGGCGCCAGCTGGCGGGGCAGCAGGGGCGCACGCTGGATGCGACCTCGCTGGTACACGAGTCCTACCTGAAACTGCTCGGGGCACGCGGTGCAGCGCGCTTCGAGGACCGCGCGCATTTCTTCGCCTATGCGGCCTCGGCGATGCGCAGCGTGGTGGTGGATTACGCGCGCAACCGGCTGGCGCGCAAACGCGGCGGCGACCTCAAGCGGGTGGCGGAAATTCCCGAGAACAGCAGCAGTGGCGTACGCCTGGACGAAGACCTGCTGGCGCTGGACGTGGCGCTGGCGCGGCTGCAGGCGGTGGACAACCACCTGGCCAAGGTGGTGGAACTGCGCTACTTCGCCGGTCTGTCCGAACAGGAGATCGCCGACCTGTGCCAGCGCTCGGAGCGCAGCATCCGGCGCGACTGGCAGAAGGCACGGATGTTCCTGCTGGCCTCGGTCCGCGAGGACTGA